A stretch of the Lolium perenne isolate Kyuss_39 chromosome 3, Kyuss_2.0, whole genome shotgun sequence genome encodes the following:
- the LOC127327058 gene encoding uncharacterized protein has protein sequence MLSDVVEKYALEDHLLEDAYPTNPPPQWVRHDTIVRSWLNNTVAPELLAMIVDTTTPLPTHALWTRLSNIYHDNADTRSSYLEQEFHGLQQGSLTVADYCRKQKVLADELNALGTTITDKRLVQNTLRSLRTRLAYMRTLLLK, from the coding sequence ATGTTATCCGACGTTGTTGAGAAGTACGCCCTCGAGGATCATCTCCTCGAGGATGCCTACCCCACGAATCCCCCGCCACAGTGGGTCCGCCACGACACCATTGTCCGGTCATGGCTCAACAACACCGTCGCGCCCGAGCTTCTCGCCATGATCGTTGACACCACGACGCCACTGCCTACACATGCCCTGTGGACGCGCCTCTCCAACATCTACCACGACAACGCGGACACCCGCTCCTCCTACCTCGAGCAAGAGTTCCACGGTCTCCAACAGGGTTCCCTGACCGTGGCTGATTACTGCCGCAAGCAGAAGGTTCTCGCCGACGAGCTCAATGCGCTGGGCACGACCATCACCGACAAACGCCTAGTCCAGAACACGCTTCGCAGTCTCAGAACTCGGCTTGCGTACATGCGCACGTTGCTCCTGAAATAG